TGAAGTGATGGATTTTGCATGGGAGTTAAGTCAAGATGATTTATATGCAAGTTATCATAGGTTAAGTTCAATAGAAATGGTTAAGGAATATATTGACAGGGCTATAGTTTCAGAGTTTGAAAGAATAGTAGCTTGTTATCGTCAGGATGTATTATGTGGAGTTTGTATATACTTTTGGGAATTCGACGAAAAATATGCACAAACAACAATGTTCTTAATAAAAGAAAATTATGATGAGATTGCAGATGAACTTATTGCTTATATAGGTGAGCAATTACCTGGACATGAATTATTCATAGGTGTACCTTTTTCTAATACCAATGCTAATAAATATTTCAAGAAAAGAAATTTTAGATGCACCGACTCTTTAATAGATACTAGATTATATAATTTACAATCACATATAAATCCTAAACATGATTTGGTAGAAAAGATTACTAAGGAAAATTTTAAAGAATATGAAATGTTTCATGACAAATATGCGATTCCTTTAGGAATGTATTATAATAGCAAGAATTTAGAAAAAGAAATAGAAAGATTTCGAGTATTTGTTTTTAAAGAAAACGAAGTGATTCATGCAAGCATTTTCGTTAAAACAGTTGAAGAAAGCGCAGAAATTTTTGGTTTGTTTATTGATGATGAATATAAAGATAAAAATATTGAAAGCATTTTAATTGATGAAGTATTGATGCAATTATATAGCGAGTTTGGCACATTAAAGGAAGTCCTATATTTTATTGATGAAGATAATACTGAAGAATTAAATTCAGCTTTAGCTGCAGGTTTTAGTATTAATGATACTTATAGATGTTATAGATGTCTACTTTAGATACACATTATTTATATTTAACAGTTTATCAGTATATTTATACGAAGCAGGAAATCTATATTTTGGGAGGTAGTCAAAATGCCAATTTTAGATATAAAACAACCAGAATATATAATTGTAAGCGATGATATTCGGTTACGCAAATTTGATAATAATTTTGAGTTTGCTCTTGAATGGTATCAAGATGAAGAAATGCTAATGCTGGTAGATGGAGAGAATGAACCATATGATATGGAAAGATTGTGCAAAATGTATTCCTATCTGAATGAATATGGTGAATTGTATTTTAATGAGGTACAAGATGGTGATAAATATATCCCGATAGGTGATGTGACATTTTCAAGCAAAGATATGCCTATTGTTATCGGTGTTGAGTCTTATCGTGG
This window of the Proteiniborus sp. DW1 genome carries:
- a CDS encoding GNAT family protein, with product MPILDIKQPEYIIVSDDIRLRKFDNNFEFALEWYQDEEMLMLVDGENEPYDMERLCKMYSYLNEYGELYFNEVQDGDKYIPIGDVTFSSKDMPIVIGVESYRGQGIGNKVVTALVERGKQLEYSCLMVNEIYKYNIGSQKLFEGIGFQKYEETEDGYRYKLNLISGI